TGCAAAAGATTTTCGTGAGTTTAGGTACTAGCTTAAGAGAGAAGCTGATGCTCATCGCAAAGGCAACCAGCTCCAACAAAAAGGTAACTACATGTGGCTAGCGTTGGGGACCTGAAAGGCCATCTACCAAATGGATATATAGGAAGACTAGTTGTTCCAACAACAGTTTGCTTTTTGCTGAAATATATTGTACGGAAACTATTTTACAGTGTGAAGGTATATGAGGGAGTTCATGCAATTAATAACAGTAGCGTGGCCGGATAACTCATTTCTTTTCCTTCTTttccttcttctccttcttctctttcttctccttcttctctttcttctccttcttctctttcttctccttcttctccttcttctccttcttcgACTTCTTGGAGTCCTCTTCCTCGGCGTCTTCTTCTCTCTTTCTCTTCTTGTCCTTCTTGTCCTTCTTTACCTTCTTCTCCTCTTCCTCTTCGTCGTCAGAGTCAGCAGGTGTAGAGTCAGCAGGAGCAGTGGCAGCATCCGCATCCGCGTTGTAAGCACGAGCTTCCGAGATTTCGATCTTCTTCGCGTCGCGAGAGACCTTTGGTGTAGTTCTTAGATCTCTGCCCTCCAGCTGGGATAGTCTACTCTCAACCTTAGCTCTGGCCTCCAAACCAATGTCACCAGAGTCATCTCTATCCTCAGCCAATGCGTCGTACCGCAGGGAAACAGCAGCCTTGGCTGCCAACACTCTAGCGATTTTACCCTTGTTTTTGCCAGTGGCCTGACCGACCAAGGAGGCGTGGTATAGGAGACCGTATTTTGGTGTATCGTGCTTCGTCTTTAGCGCTCTGAACAATGCCTTCTCCGCGCCCAAGATTTGAATGGTGGATGCAGGCGCCTTGGCAAGAGACACAAGGGAACCCGCGTGAGCAATCAATCTAGCGCCCACAAGCTCACCAACCAGTTGGGTCAAATTTGGTGCGATGGCCTTCATTCTGGACGACAGGTAGTTAGAGAGCTGCTCTCTGTATGCGGCAAACTCTACAATCTGTTCCGCAAGACTCTTGATGTTGTCCAAGTCCACCTGAGTGATCTCGGTACCCATAGAAACTTCAGCAGCGGACTTGACACGCTCTTCAATCTCCTCGGGCAAGATCTCCGACATATCAGTCTCGGCAGCGTTGGATCTGACACCCATGGTCAAGATAATTCTAGCAAATGCGACAGAATCAGTCACAATCTTGGCCAACTCTGGGAAGTGCCACCCGTACCACTCCTTGCATCTCATGGCGTAGGTGTTCAACTCCTTGTCCAGGTCATCAAGAAGAGCAATTGCCTGAATGATCATCACATCCACCTTGTCAGCCGAAAACTTCAACTTGTGACGGCCGATGGAGTGGGCCAAACCTAGCGACATCTTAGACAGATCGCCATCCGTCATACCTGGCAACAATTCAGGAAGATACTCCTTCACCGCACGGTAGATGTCAAGAGTCACTGCATCGCATACAACGTTGAAGTTCAACCCCAGCTTGTTGATCGCGTTGGCAAGCTTGGTCTCCGACACAACCAAGGTCGACTTTTTATCCGACTTAGCCTCGGCCAAAAGCTTCTCAAGCTGAGAAGAGACCTTACCCTCGATCACAGAGTTTGCCTCCTCCAAAGCATTTGCTGCAGAGGCAAACTTCGAGAAGGCGGCCACCTTGAACTGCTTTAGCACATTTTCAGAGCTCTTTAGGTCTTGCACTAGACTGGAAGACTTGTAAATCTTTTTGTCAGAGGCCTTCAACAAGGCATAACCAGCAGCGGTTTCAGTTAACACGTAGGCCATAGTGATCAGATGGTCTCGACGAACGCACTAGCAAGCAGAATTGCTGGAGTAATACTCTTACTATAACTATAACTTGGTACGCAAAATTTTCGATGAGCTCTacaaaaatttttcagCAATTAAAAGAAACGACACACCCAGACAATATATCACATGATTATCACGTGTGTGCTTATAGACATTTCGCATCCCGCTCTCCGGCAGTCATGTGGCATATCATGCACAGCCCATAGCCTACAAGTAACGCTATATATCAGATGGGGGTGCCATGACTAGTGGCTAGCCACAGGGGCAATTTTCCTATATAATATATATTACCTCTGGGAGAAGGCAATGATGGTATGCATGAATATAGCCGACAACACGGGAATAGTGAAGTTGTCGTCCCAATTGAAGAGGTCAATTCCTTCGCTTAGGGATGCGACGAAGCCCCCTAGAAGCGATAACTGAACCAGAGACAGTCTGCTCGTCTCAGGATTCCACATTATTTCACCGGGATGGTTAACATGACTGTATGCAGGCACAAAGTAACCATAAAACACAGCACATGAGATAACTCCAACCACAAATGCGGCCAGCGACCCTGCCAGCGACTTGTTCCTCGA
This is a stretch of genomic DNA from Eremothecium gossypii ATCC 10895 chromosome VI, complete sequence. It encodes these proteins:
- the NOP58 gene encoding RNA-processing protein NOP58 (Syntenic homolog of Saccharomyces cerevisiae YOR310C (NOP58)) produces the protein MAYVLTETAAGYALLKASDKKIYKSSSLVQDLKSSENVLKQFKVAAFSKFASAANALEEANSVIEGKVSSQLEKLLAEAKSDKKSTLVVSETKLANAINKLGLNFNVVCDAVTLDIYRAVKEYLPELLPGMTDGDLSKMSLGLAHSIGRHKLKFSADKVDVMIIQAIALLDDLDKELNTYAMRCKEWYGWHFPELAKIVTDSVAFARIILTMGVRSNAAETDMSEILPEEIEERVKSAAEVSMGTEITQVDLDNIKSLAEQIVEFAAYREQLSNYLSSRMKAIAPNLTQLVGELVGARLIAHAGSLVSLAKAPASTIQILGAEKALFRALKTKHDTPKYGLLYHASLVGQATGKNKGKIARVLAAKAAVSLRYDALAEDRDDSGDIGLEARAKVESRLSQLEGRDLRTTPKVSRDAKKIEISEARAYNADADAATAPADSTPADSDDEEEEEKKVKKDKKDKKRKREEDAEEEDSKKSKKEKKEKKEKKEKKEKKEKKEKKEKKEKKEKKEKK